In Corynebacterium frankenforstense DSM 45800, the DNA window AACCCGTTTGCGTTAGTCTCCTGCGGGTTTGTCAGGGCCGGTGATCTTGGTCACTTACGGCGGCGCAGCAGCCTCCCGAGGCGGTCGCGCTCGGCCTTGCGGCGCTTTCCGCCGCCGCCCTTCTCCGGGGCGTCGACCGGGTCCAGCCGGCCGGTCGTCTCGGCGTCTGCGGCATCGCCGATCCCGGCCGCACGGTCGCGGCCCGAACCGGTCACCCCCGTGTCGCCGAAGCCCGCGGCGCTCGCGCCGCCGGCCCCGCCGCCCTCGGCGTGGCGGCCGGCCGTGCCCGTACCGGCGACGTCGTCATGCGCGGCGTCGTCAATCCCGGCGCCGACGGAGACGCGCTCGCGCTCCCGCTCGTGGGCGTCGACCTGCTCGGCGTAGAAGTCGTCCTCCTCGCGCAGCATCAGCTCGTCCTGCTCGCGGGCGAAGCCGTTGATGCGGGCGACGCGGACGACGATCGTCAGAGCCAGCGGCACCAGGATGAAGAAGAGCAGTCCGGCGATGCCAGCCCAGAAGGTCGCGTCCCAGCGGCCGTCGGTGGCGCGGATGAAGCCGTAGCGGGCGTAGGTCATCGGGCTGGTCGGGTGGAAGAAGCGGAACAGCTGCGGGATGATCGGCTGCGGCCACACGCCGCCGAAGACCAGCACGCCGTAGCCGTACATGCCCAGCGAGAAGATGCCGCCGATCACGCGGCCGAACAGCGCGCGGAAGAACTGGTAGCTCGCGGCGCCGGCCATCGCGATCAGGGCGAAGACCACGACGGTGGCCAGCCAGCTGGCCGGGGACCAGCCCATGAAGGTCGAGATCAGGCCCATCGCGCAGACGGTGACGAAGTTGATCAGGCTCAGCGCGCCGAAGGCCTTGAGCACCGGGCCGACCGAGCGCGAGCGCGACCAGCGGCCGGTCACGTGCGGGACGAGCATGGCGGTCAGCGCCATGATCAGGAAGCCGATGACCACGACAAGGATCAGCGAGATACCGCTGGTGACCTCCTTGGCCGTCGGGTCGTTGACGTCGATGTTGGTCGTGACCGGGTGCAGGTTCGTCTCGTCGAAGGCGACCGGGGCGGCGGCCTGCTTGGCCGAGCCGTCGACGTTCTCGAAGGTCGGGGCGCGTCCCGCGCCCTCCTCGAGCCGCGTGCTCAGCTCCCCGGTGCCGTCCTTGAGGCGGGTGGTGCCGTCGTCGAGCTGGGCCGAGCCGTCCTTCAGGCGGGTCGTGCCGTCCTTCAGGCGCGTGGTGCCGTCGTGCAGCTGGGTCGCGCCGTCGGAGAGCTCCGTGGCACCGTCGTCGAGCTGGTAGATGCCGTCGGCCAGGCGGTTCATGCCGTTGAGGTAGGGCGCCGAGGGGTCGTTGAGGTTGTAGCGCATCTCGGCGGTGCCGTTCTTCAGCTTGTTCAGCTGGGCGACCATGTTGTCGGGGTTGTTGGCGTTGAAGCGGCCGACGATGCCCTCGAGCTGGGCGGCCTGCTCGTGCTGGCCGACGCCGTGCAGCAGGTCGATGACCGGCTGCAGGGCGGGTGCCACGGACCGGACCTGCTCAAGCAGCGGGATGAGCAGGCCGGTCAGCTGGCCCACGCCGTCGTCGATCTGCGCGGCACCGTCGCCGAGCTGCTGCGTGCCGCCCTGCAGCTGGCCGATGCCGTCGGTCAGCTGGGTGGTGCCGTCCTTGAGGCGGGTGGTGCCGTCGGTCAGGCGCGTGGTGCCGTCGTGGAGCTGGGTCGCGCCGTCGTCGAGCTGGCCCACGCCGTCCTTGGCCTGGGTGGTGCCGTCCTTGAGCTGGGTGGCGCCGTCGTCGAGCTGGCCGGCGCCGTCGGCGGCGGCGCGCAGGCCGTC includes these proteins:
- a CDS encoding YhgE/Pip domain-containing protein, yielding MPSSEATATRRQCRGLFSALDWRPKTMLARTLIVFLLVTPLIGAITFMWAMWDPSQYLHSTKLAVVNEDDGAERDGEQNNYGDQVVEGLAAADYLAFEEVSREDADQGLVTGEYLFVMNIPEDFSTNVLSVMSEEPVQPTVTIAYNDYNGSNQALLTSGLVPQIQAQVASSIAEGYSQEIIGGINELGDGLRAAADGAGQLDDGATQLKDGTTQAKDGVGQLDDGATQLHDGTTRLTDGTTRLKDGTTQLTDGIGQLQGGTQQLGDGAAQIDDGVGQLTGLLIPLLEQVRSVAPALQPVIDLLHGVGQHEQAAQLEGIVGRFNANNPDNMVAQLNKLKNGTAEMRYNLNDPSAPYLNGMNRLADGIYQLDDGATELSDGATQLHDGTTRLKDGTTRLKDGSAQLDDGTTRLKDGTGELSTRLEEGAGRAPTFENVDGSAKQAAAPVAFDETNLHPVTTNIDVNDPTAKEVTSGISLILVVVIGFLIMALTAMLVPHVTGRWSRSRSVGPVLKAFGALSLINFVTVCAMGLISTFMGWSPASWLATVVVFALIAMAGAASYQFFRALFGRVIGGIFSLGMYGYGVLVFGGVWPQPIIPQLFRFFHPTSPMTYARYGFIRATDGRWDATFWAGIAGLLFFILVPLALTIVVRVARINGFAREQDELMLREEDDFYAEQVDAHERERERVSVGAGIDDAAHDDVAGTGTAGRHAEGGGAGGASAAGFGDTGVTGSGRDRAAGIGDAADAETTGRLDPVDAPEKGGGGKRRKAERDRLGRLLRRRK